In Acipenser ruthenus chromosome 15, fAciRut3.2 maternal haplotype, whole genome shotgun sequence, a genomic segment contains:
- the LOC117422064 gene encoding centriolin-like isoform X1, with amino-acid sequence MKKAVQHKTTPGRGMFTRPRNLSPGSPLSDPRTRSPSPSSRPQTPGTFPRVLGQSSSQPLDVTEDSEDGGVAELQRSKGAGPSPGVRYITEDLIKKLTKQDNLALVQSVNLSLAKGGGKKFKFIENFEKCERLQVLHLSNNLIEKIEKLDKQHRLQELHLAHNKISKIEGLEHMSSLTYLNLAGNDIEHVPAWVGKKLRAIRNLNLKQNRISSLQDIARLKPLKDLTTLAVAENPIANLPHYRAFVVFHLRSLERLDGQPITDQERQQAHERFHLEVVERLEQELEKRVREIEDLKEEQAMALEELGQQEELNKSLQQETQEQKHSHQELGRELDTKNQLLKQKTAELTRACQKQYELEQELAFYKIDAKFEPLAFYPNEDLELENSPGESPYIGKARYKRNAYAVESFLPEGKQQARGGRVEMDPAGEDNSVLQETLLVQQSAEERLKQLQREIGNAEQQILRATSELKQLEEAVSQKRISEAEKEQLRQQLRRKIQLLNQLRQEAQELERQMERQRAEMSRKQGELDELQRALDSMDPNNPRHAHVKAQVASKSQQLDMMSNQYRDLENRLDEMLSRIAMETEEIKDLEQQLTEGQIAANEALKQDLEGIISGLQEYLNSVKGQARHAQEQCMELQREREALHHKLAELEEERNQLEIVAMDAENVTQELSELQRSMQELRRENETLRQAQGDLSAYEAELEAQLQDRDTEANQLKEELGRLRRLSQMEQSALKSELEKERQALENAMAQAQLASEREQENKEMLSQLERLQGENHSLKEKLQNLQNQLDQARETMLQPEEVTSRVGELRRKLKSGVGEIRPYNAEDSVGRSLAELQQEMRQILSRMEREKEEAVQRQDKLTHEMAELREKMRKAQDDYKAVCDEAARMDSEKRESVARVRQVEKELRRVQGKLQSMEDVQALTDHQLQEAEDERHKLLAELEERDRKINLEDSRTQMQLQGLDKELRDLKGAMAAADKMAARQLCEAKEQLRSLHGTVCKLNQERAEELNELEGFRAQAGRAARDLGRAEAEIDLLQKLLKDKEKQMLEEVDRTEAGTLTANSQQQELDRQGRTLGRQRAETKRLRRLLNQAKEDNAGEMEKLVDEIRALRDSLAQQNEYVSSLTDPVGRRGHWYYVSSPPNAPSTGSQGTRDSGLGSQYPASPSRGHSQSRRERKREREEPAAPATGGYWIYSPVRNGPWRTHSRRAGGDVDSGGESDGSVSSVSGRPFIPPPGSVIYTVLPDGAPLPQGTVIYGPPPLGSVTAVSPGTVIYGPPPTGAQLVYGPPPANFSVPLIPAGVLHCNVPDHHELENEISRLESLVAELRRQRREEERQGGSAQRQQLLEVERLHCEIQTLQRERDTLEREAEVLRRAGPRRHKHKDLLDGTLGSLVTELEMETSLRQHGDIVDEIECVEKTLLKRRAELREADRLLMEAESELKSTQARTKDTIQQYSDAKRHLANTEKDAEELENRAQETATELVKASQQLRIVQADLQELEQHKGEQQGILQEINAVVSSRDSDFQALNHKIHDITESLEKLHAELQLAESKEEKHLETLREAERLLSSRRSELEKLNNEVHLQQEEVMLLDRRLGKKKEEERLLQESVEHRRASLAGVLREGEGEVLEKQRQIKELTVELEALSAQKGELSAQLSERRSQLSLLKQEVLREEESLQSALSQVNKHKAELKHVLEMLQLEDNELQGVKIQHDQKMNELEKTQVALLQEKVELQALQQAAQRQRAEGERHRQLLEKERQELEGLRQEAHSLQDSIDSLSKDKSQLEEKCHSTAAKLAQSQRALTATEESCRAALSKLEGLGSEASQVRQEVNQGKSLRQELSRETTAIQQQLQEKTEELTLLKDDLHDTREQLHLVEEDLRAATRRRDELLSEQAALKESLSHSAQKSQESQWREEKLSQELQHLHREIDDRRAKVDQQQKSLQALRKEMAEEEASLQRRIESLRSQLGAVDAALTERSSQLEQVTARVSELEEQGRALQRDQEQSALLQDRLADIRQQLCEREAEAQRNAQESLLLREEVERLQEQLGSERRRAERKGAALRAENDSERGQAEKALHEQQQETGRLQRELAAVEQAAHDNHERARSLQKELSAARQELLQLKDKLRSQEEVEQRQREIREAMRSLRCEIKAEIRELEPGYAQTDSLKENYQNSANRGSQLLLREEDSRGQPRFNLKDEQWRGEAQREKLRQQEDHLKAQLRKRMWSQAEALSQHRKQTEGSLHSLKRRVDALDELVSNTAVQHHPGDHQLRSSRSPQRGSLSSPSRRAPGTTPRSHSILGLESTGVIPERDAGGSW; translated from the exons ATGAAAAAGGCAGTGCAGCACAAAACCACACCGGGCAGGGGTATGTTCACCAGGCCTCGTAATCTGAGTCCGGGGTCCCCTCTGTCTGACCCCAGGACCAGGTCCCCCTCCCCTTCCAGCCGCCCCCAAACCCCAGGCACCTTCCCCAGGGTCCTGGGGCAGAGCAGCAGCCAGCCGCTGGACGTGACGGAGGACAGTGAGGATGGAGGAGTCGCCGAGCTGCAGAGGAGTAAAG gagCAGGCCCGAGTCCTGGTGTCCGGTACATCACGGAGGATCTGATTAAGAAACTAACCAAGCAGGACAACTTAGCCTTGGTGCAGTCTGTAAATCTTTCTCTAGCCAAAGGTGGGGGGAAGAAGTTCAAG tttattgAAAACTTTGAAAAGTGCGAGAGGCTGCAGGTCCTGCACCTGAGTAACAACCTGATTGAGAAGATTGAGAAACTGGATAAACAGCACAGGCTGCAGGAGCTGCACCTGGCCCACAACAAAATCAG TAAAATTGAAGGTCTGGAGCACATGTCAAGCCTTACCTACCTGAATCTAGCAGGAAACGACATCGAACACGTGCCAGCATGGGTTGGGAAGAAGCTGCGAGCAATACGTAACTTAAACCTCAAACAGAACAGAATATCTTCA CTCCAGGATATCGCCAGGCTGAAGCCGCTGAAGGATCTCACCACGCTGGCTGTGGCTGAGAACCCCATAGCCAACCTACCTCATTACAGAGCCTTCGTCGTCTTCCACCTCCGTTCGTTGGAGCGCCTGGACGGGCAGCCGATCACAGACCAGGAGAGGCAGCAGGCGCACGAGCGCTTCCATTTGG AGGTGGTGGAGCGGCTGGAGCAGGAGCTGGAGAAGAGGGTCCGGGAGATTGAGGACCTGAAGGAAGAGCAGGCCATGGCCCTAGAGGAGCTAGGCCAGCAAGAGGAACTCAACAAGTCCCTGCAGCAGGAGACTCAGGAGCAGAAACACAGCCACCAGGAGCTGGGGAGAGAGCTGGACACCAAGAACCAGCTG CTGAAACAGAAGACCGCTGAGCTGACCCGAGCCTGCCAAAAGCAGTACGAACTGGAGCAAGAGCTGGCTTTTTATAAAATTGATGCAAAGTTCGAGCCACTGGCTTTTTACCCAAATGAG GACTTGGAGTTGGAGAACTCCCCAGGTGAGAGCCCCTACATTGGGAAGGCGAGGTACAAGAGGAACGCGTACGCTGTGGAGAGCTTCCTTCCCGAGGGCAAGCAGCAGGCGAGAGGCGGACGTGTGGAGATGGACCCGGCAGGGGAGGACAACTCCGTGCTTCAGGAAACCCTGCTTGTACAGCAATCCG CTGAAGAGCGTTTGAAGCAGCTCCAGAGAGAGATCGGCAACGCAGAGCAGCAGATCCTCAGAGCAACGTCCGAGCTGAAGCAGCTGGAAGAGGCGGTGTCCCAAAAACGG ATCTCGGAGGCGGAGAAGGAGCAGCTCCGACAGCAGCTGCGCAGGAAGATCCAGCTGCTGAACCAGCTGAGGCAGGAGGCCCAGGAGCTGGAGCGGCAGATGGAGCGGCAGAGGGCAGAGATGAGCAGGAAGCAGGGGGAACTGGATGAGTTGCAGAGGGCGCTGGACTCCATGGACCCCAACAACCCCAGACAT GCTCACGTGAAGGCTCAGGTGGCTAGTAAAAGCCAGCAACTGGACATGATGAGTAACCAGTACCGGGACCTGGAGAACCGGCTGGATGAGATGCTGTCCAGAATCGCCATGGAAACGGAGGAGATCAAGGACCTGGAGCAGCAGCTCACTGAGG GTCAGATCGCAGCGAACGAGGCTCTGAAGCAGGACCTGGAAGGCATCATCTCTGGGCTGCAGGAGTACCTGAACAGTGTGAAGGGCCAGGCCCGGCATGCCCAGGAGCAGTGCATGGAGCTGCAGAGGGAGCGGGAGGCGCTGCACCACAAGCTGGCTGAGCTGGAGGAAGAGAGGAACCAGCTGGAGATTGTTGCCATGGACGCAGAGAATGTGACACAG GAGCTGTCTGAGCTGCAGCGCTCCATGCAGGAGCTGCGGAGGGAGAATGAGACGCTGAGGCAGGCCCAGGGGGATCTGAGTGCCTACGAGGCAGAGCTGGAGGCTCAGCTGCAGGACAGGGACACAGAGGCTAACCAGCTCAAAGAGGAGCTGGGCAGGCTGCGGCGTCTCAGCCAG ATGGAGCAATCTGCCCTGAAGTCGGAGCTGGAGAAAGAGAGACAAGCTCTGGAGAACGCGATGGCTCAGGCACAGCTGGCTTCAGAGAGGGAGCAGGAGAACAAGGAGATGCTGTCACAGCTCGAGAGGCTGCAG GGGGAGAATCACTCATTGAAGGAGAAGCTCCAAAACCTTCAGAACCAGCTGGACCAGGCAAGGGAGACGATGCTCCAGCCCGAAGAGGTGACCTCCCGCGTCGGGGAGCTCCGGAGAAAACTGAAGTCAGGGGTCGGTGAAATCAG GCCCTATAACGCAGAGGACAGTGTGGGACGGAGCCTGGCGGAGCTGCAGCAGGAGATGAGGCAGATCCTGTCCCGCatggagagggagaaggaggaggcTGTGCAGCGGCAGGACAAGCTGACTCACGAGATGGCTGAGCTCAGAGAGAAGATGCGGAAGGCCCAGGACGATTACAAGGCAGTCTGCGATGAAGCAGCCAGG ATGGACTCGGAGAAGCGTGAGAGTGTGGCTCGGGTGAGGCAGGTGGAGAAGGAGCTGCGGCGTGTGCAGGGGAAGCTGCAGAGCATGGAGGACGTGCAGGCACTGACTGACCATCAGCTGCAGGAGGCCGAGGACGAGAGGCACAAACTCCTGGCTGAGCTGGAGGAGCGGGACCGCAAG ATAAATCTGGAGGACTCGAGGACCCAGATGCAGCTGCAGGGGCTCGACAAGGAACTTCGTGATCTGAAGGGAGCCATGGCAGCTGCTGACAAGATGGCAGCCAGGCAGCTCTGTGAGGCCAAGGAGCAGCTCAGATCTCTTCACGGGACCGTCTGCAAACTCAACCAGGAGAGGGCAGAG GAactgaatgagctggaggggttccGCGCACAGGCAGGCCGGGCAGCCCGAGACCTCGGCAGGGCAGAAGCTGAGATCGATCTGCTCCAGAAGCTGCTTAAAGACAAAGAGAAGCAG ATGCTGGAGGAGGTGGATCGCACAGAGGCAGGGACCCTGACAGCCAATTCACAGCAGCAGGAGCTGGACAGGCAGGGCCGGACACTGGGCAGACAGCGGGCAGAGACCAAGCGCCTTCGAAGGCTGCTCAATCAAGCCAAGGAGG ATAACGCTGGTGAGATGGAGAAGCTGGTGGACGAGATCAGGGCACTGAGGGATTCCCTGGCCCAGCAGAACGAATATGTCTCCAGCCTCACTGACCCTGTCGGGAGGAGAGGACACTGGTACTATGTGTCATCGCCACCCAAT GCCCCGAGTACTGGATCACAGGGAACCAGAGACTCTGGGCTTGGCTCGCAGTACCCAGCCTCTCCCAGCAGGGGGCATAGCCAGTCGAGGCGTGAAAGAAAAAGAGAACGAGAGGAGCCTGCAGCACCTGCTACTGGAGGCTATTGGATTTACTCCCCAGTCAGGAACGGGCCTTGGAGAACACATAGTCGCAGAG CAGGTGGCGATGTTGACAGTGGAGGCGAGAGCGACGGTAGTGTCAGTAGTGTATCTGGGCGTCCTTTCATCCCCCCTCCCGGCTCTGTGATATACACTGTGCTCCCGGATGGGGCACCCCTGCCTCAGGGCACTGTGATCTACGGACCTCCTCCCCTAGGCAGTGTCACTGCGGTGAGCCCCGGGACTGTGATCTATGGGCCCCCTCCAACGGGGGCCCAGCTGGTGTACGGACCCCCTCCTGCCAACTTCTCAGTCCCCCTCATCCCAGCTGGAGTCCTGCACTGCAACGTGCCTGATCACCACGAGCTG GAGAACGAGATCTCGAGGCTGGAGAGCTTGGTGGCTGAGCTGCGGAGGCAGCGACgggaggaggagaggcaggggggCTCGGCTCAGCGCCAGCAGCTGCTGGAGGTGGAGCGGCTGCACTGCGAGATCCAGACCCTGCAACGGGAGCGAGACACGCTGGAGCGCGAGGCAGAGGTGCTGCGCAGGGCCGGCCCCAGGCGCCACAAGCACAA GGACCTGCTCGACGGCACCCTCGGCTCTCTGGTCACCGAGCTGGAGATGGAGACGTCTCTGAGGCAGCACGGTGATATTGTGGATGAAATCGAGTGCGTTGAGAAGACTCTGCTGAAACGGAGGGCTGAGCTCAGGGAGGCAGACCGGCTCCTCATGGAGGCCGAGAGCGAACTGAAGAGCACCCAAGCGAGG ACTAAAGACACTATCCAGCAGTACAGCGATGCGAAGCGGCACCTGGCAAATACAGAGAAGGACGCAGAGGAACTGGAGAACCGTGCCCAGGAAACCGCCACCGAGCTGGTGAAGGCCAGCCAGCAGCTGAG GATTGTACAGGCTGATCTTCAGGAGCTGGAGCAGCACAAGGGTGAGCAGCAGGGCATCCTTCAGGAGATCAACGCAGTGGTGTCATCCAGAGACTCCGACTTCCAGGctctcaatcacaaaatacacGACATCACTGAGAG CCTGGAGAAACTGCATGCAGAACTGCAGCTGGCTGAGAGCAAGGAGGAGAAACATCTGGAGACGCTGAGGGAGGCAGAGAGACTTCTCTCCAGCAGAAGGAGTGAGCTGGAAAAGCTCAACAACGAG GTGCACTTGCAGCAGGAGGAGGTGATGCTGCTGGACCGGAGGCTGGGCAAGAAGAAGGAGGAAGAGCGCCTCCTGCAGGAGAGTGTGGAGCACAGGAGAGCCAGTCTGGCAGGGGTGCTgcgagagggggagggggaggtgctGGAGAAGCAGCGGCAGATCAAG GAGCTGACCGTGGAGCTGGAAGCCCTGAGTGCACAGAAAGGAGAGCTGAGCGCTCAGCTGAGCGAGAGAAGGTCTCAGCTCTCCCTGCTCAAGCAGGAGGtgctgagagaggaggagagccTGCAGAGTGCTCTCTCTCAGGtcaacaaacacaaagcag AGCTAAAGCACGTGTTGGAGATGCTACAGCTGGAGGACAATGAGCTACAGGGTGTCAAGATTCAGCATGACCAGAAGATGAACGAGCTGGAGAAAACGCAAGTGGCACTGCTGCAA GAGAAGGTGGAGCTGCAAGCCCTGCAGCAGGCAGCCCAGCGGCAGAGGGCCGAgggggagaggcacaggcagCTGCTGGAGAAGGAGAGGCAGGAGCTGGAGGGGCTGAGGCAGGAAGCTCACAGCCTGCAGGACAGCATTGACTCGCTGAGCAAAGACAAGAGCCAGCTGGAGGAGAAGTGCCACAGCACGGCAGCCAAGCTCGCCCAGTCCCAGAG AGCTCTGACGGCCACTGAGGAAAGCTGCAGGGCGGCTCTGTCTAAACTGGAGGGTCTGGGGTCTGAGGCGTCCCAGGTGAGACAGGAGGTGAACCAGGGAAAGAGCCTGAGACAGGAGCTGAGCCGGGAAACCACAGCCATCCAGCAGCAGCTGCAAG agAAAACTGAAGAGCTGACATTGTTGAAAGATGACCTTCATGACACAAGAGAACAGCTCCATCTGGTGGAGGAG gatCTAAGAGCTGCCACTAGGAGGCGTGACGAGCTGCTGTCCGAGCAGGCAGCGCTGAAGGAGTCCTTGAGCCACAGTGCTCAGAAATCCCAGGAGAGCCAGTGGAGGGAGGAGAAGCTGAGCCAGGAACTGCAGCACCTCCACAGGGAGATCGACGACCGGAGAGCCAAGGTGGACCAGCAACAAAAG AGTTTGCAGGCTCTGCGGAAGGAGATGGCGGAAGAGGAAGCGTCCCTGCAGCGGAGAATCGAGTCCCTGCGGAGCCAGCTGGGAGCTGTAGATGCCGCTCTGACTGAGAGGAGCAGCCAGCTGGAGCAGGTCACAGCCAGGGTGTCTGAGCTGGAGGAGCAAGGCAGGGCACTGCAGAGAGACCAGGAGCAGAGTGCACTCCTCCAAGACAGGCTGGCAGACATCA GACAGCAGCTGTGTGAAAGAGAAGCCGAGGCCCAGCGGAACGCTCAGGAGTCCCTGCTGCTGCGTGAGGAGGTGGAGAGGCTGCAGGAGCAGCTGGGCTCGGAGAGGAGGAGGGCAGAGAGGAAGGGGGCAGCCCTGCGAGCGGAGAACGACTCCGAGAGAGGCCAGGCTGAGAAGGCACTGCAC GAACAGCAGCAGGAGACGGGGCGTCTGCAGCGAGAGCTGGCTGCGGTGGAGCAGGCAGCCCACGATAACCACGAGAGAGCACGGAGCCTGCAGAAAGAGCTCAGCGCCGCCAGACAGGAGCTGCTGCAGCTCAAGGACAAG CTGCGGAGCCAGGAGGAGGTGGAGCAGCGGCAGCGGGAGATCAGGGAGGCCATGCGGTCTCTGCGCTGTGAGATCAAGGCCGAGATCAGAGAGCTGGAGCCGGGCTACGCTCAGACGGACAGCCTCAAGGAGAATTACCAAAACTCTGCCAATAGGGGGAGCCAGCTGCTGCTGCGCGAGGAGGACAGCAGAGGCCAGCCCCGCTTCAACCTCAAG GATGAACAGTGGCGAGGGGAAGCACAGAGAGAAAAACTGCGGCAGCAGGAGGACCATCTGAAG GCTCAGCTGCGCAAGCGCATGTGGTCGCAGGCGGAGGCTCTGAGCCAGCACAGGAAGCAGACCGAGGGCAGCCTGCACAGCCTCAAGAGACGAGTGGACGCACTGGACGAGTTGGTCAGCAACACCGCCGTCCAGCACCACCCTGGAGACCACCAGCTCAGAAGCAGCCGG TCTCCGCAGCGTGGGAGTCTTAGCTCCCCCAGCAGGAGAGCGCCAGGTACTACACCCCGATCACACAGCATCCTGGGTCTCGAGTCCACAGGGGTGATCCCAGAGAGGGATGCAG GAGGCAGCTGGTGA